AAAGAACTACTCTGTCAAGGCTGAAACAAGATGGAACTTCTAACAGAGCAACAGATTAGTTTATCAGCTTGCCGCCGCATATGTTACAGTTGAAACTCAATTGAATCAATATCTAAAACTACAACTAAAActctaaattagaaaaagaaagggaaaaaaggaaCATGTCATTGCCTCATTTTGCCAAGTCATCCAAGAAGCTCTGCAACTCCCTCAAACCATCGGCGGATATGCTCCTGTGAACCCTTGGGCGTGGGGCAACCAAGTTACGGGGAGGCTCGGACTGGAAGCAAACCACGATAACAGCTAAATTATCGCCACTCTTCCTCTTCAAGGCTTCATCAACAAGATCTTTGCTGCACATGACTGGGTCATTGTGCTCCTGAAGCCTCCGCCTAGCAAAATCCACAGCATTTTGGCTCCTGAACACATCCCAGATCCCATCACAACCTATGATGATGAATTCATCTTCCTCTGTCAATTGTCTAGTCATAAGCTCAGGCTCTGCACTCAATGGCCCACCATCACTGCCACTACCTTTCAGCCCTTCCATGTGCCAGTCTCCCAAAGCACGAGCTACATTGAGTAGTCCATTGAGATAACCATCATAAACATACCCCCCAGATGCCTCAATGCGCTTCCTTTCTTTGCTACACATCGGTTTGTGATCGTTAGACATGTCAATGGCATTGCCGCGGCGGCACAACACTGCTCGACAATCTCCAGCATTTGCCACAACTAACAACCTGTTGTCAGAAACAAATAGCATATAAATAGTCAAAAACTTTCAGTTCTCACAAACCAACTTCTAGAAGAGAACTTAAGGCCAAGCCTTAGAAGTTACAATCATTTAGCCACAGCTTTTTATCTCCTAAAAACTCATTATCAGCCTCCCTAAGAAATATCCAGATGGAGGCTTGCCCTTGAATATGGAATATGGCTAAACCCTATTTCAGGCTCATAAAAAGCCTTCTATGGTTTTGATAGCTCATATCTACCATGCTTCTTAGCTCCACATTAGGGTAATTGGTGAAATAAAGCACTGAGATTCTTAACAATCTAACTAATAGAATGCATCACAGCCTAGGTTAGCGAGAATTCAATGCTCCAAGAAAGAGAATTAAATAATAGCCAGTAACATATAAAACAGTTGGTGGATGGATAAATGCTAACCTCCCAACAACAAGAGCTGCCAGTGCAGTGGTTCCAGAAGCAAGAGCTGTATCCAGAGAGCAAGCCTTCGCAAAAGCAGAGTCAGTTTGCAGAAATGCAGAAGCAATGACCCTCTCAACCTCCACCGGAAAGTCTTCATCCTCAGCTATGAATCTTGGCAGATGGTAGCATGCAAAGTCAGCAGCATGCTTTCCACCATGTCCATCAAACACCTAACCATCAATATAAAACTCTATGTTAAATTGCCAAACATTACAATCACCAAACTAATGCTAGATATAAAACTACAATCAACACAGGATCTGTGCCCCGTGAGAAATGAAAAACCAACAATAACATCAAAACCATGACTTGCAACATCAGTAGTAGGTTACCACATTACGTAAGCACAACACTGCCTCCTTACAAAAACCACCATTACCTCCATTGCCAACACATTACAATCACCACTAGcaatattcaataacatcataaacATCTTTTATAACATCATTCCTCTAACACAGCCATCATTAAAGACTGAAATCAGTTGAACCAGCATTTAACAATCCACCACCATTAAATCCTACCCAACCACAGCTGCTGCCATGAATACATTCACCATTTCATCAAAAACACAACCGACTTGAACCAATGCTCATCACCACCATAACTGACATTGATGCCATCAGTATTGCACTCACAACCAACCAcacaaaaatataatgttttacCATGgccacaataataaaaaaaacatgcttcaACTATGATTTTTTGAGACaacagaaattgaagaaaagataaaaatattgtgtTTCTTGAATACATGCGAAAACAAAAGGTTCTATTTTTGAAGCCTCAACTTTTGTATAACAACCTGCAATACACTTGATTGAAATGGTGTTATATTGTGAAATGCAAGATTTTAAGAAATTTGATAAGagaaaatttataaacaaatgaaAAGTGACAATGCTCTAATAAAATCATGCATATCCCGCACATCATTTGCACCAAAGAACAGCCAGTAGCATTCTCGAATATCCCACATGAGCAAACATGAGTAGAactaagagaaagaaaatagtaCCCCATAAAAGGCGTTGGGCCCATCAGTAGCATTCTTGAGTCCATAATCACTCATAAAATTGTCAGCACATATGTATACATCTTCCATACTTGAGCGAAAGCCAATATCCGCCCATGCACCAGAGCGAACAATCGGAACGAAATCTGCATCGTGATTTTCTGCACCAAGGTTAGGTTTAACAGAGATATCCAACTTCTTTGTCTTCACCTGCACAAAAATCTGGTCAAAACCTTGACAGAAAGAACTGTACATCACCATTCACCGGTACTGCAAACTTTTACAAAAGTCAAAGAAAACAGTTCATAATAGAAAATCTATTCCaacaaaaagattttgataACAACAGAGTAAGAATATGCTACAAGCTAAAACATAACTCTCTCAGCTCATTTCAATTCTTACTAATATAGTCTCTAACTTCCCAATTCCGTCCACATTATAATCTATACGCGGATAATGCTAATTTTACAGAAAAATTATTCCCGAAATCACTAACCGAAAAATTCTTCCCGTGATTGTTACGAATATGTTACTTAAAGCCACTAgaagaacaaaatattttttttttaaaaaaaaaagaagaatcaaaGCAAACAAACCAATTCAATCCAATCAAAAACCAAACTTTAATTactcaaacaacaaaaaaacacactgccaatttacataaaaaacccATTAAGCCACtacaacaataaacaataaccaaaacccaaaacccaaaaaatttttaataaaaaacgaAAACCCAGGTGCCGAAAAGGTCTAAAATTTAGAAACTTACAAGGGACTGGTGACGAACCAGAGTCTTTTTACAGCTTACAGGCACACTATCAATGCTAAAACACTGTCTCCACGACGTCGTGGTGGTGGTAGCAGCAGCAGATAGAGGTATTGGTGGTCTACTATTACTTTCACTCGAACTCCCATTATTTCCTTCCATTTTTTCACATTCCTAATAAAACCCaccaccaaataaaaaaaaagggggccaAAAACTCTGACTCACCGAGTTCAGTTAATTGAGCAACTCACTGGGTAGACTCAGGAAGAAATAAAACGTTGGAGGTAGAaatatttgaactttttttgaGAATGCGAGTGGTAGAGAGGTCAATTTGGAGATTTGTTAGGGTTAAGGTGAAACTAGGGTTTTAAAGGACGCGACTCTAGCAATTCACTGCTACACTGTGATCTATGcagagggggggggggattccAGGCGTTTAAAACGAGATGGTGCTGTTTTTCTTCTGATGGTGAAGTCAAGAGAGACGGTTGGTTTGGCTTTAGAGGCGGACGGTGACGACGTCGTTTTCAGTCAGACATGGTTGTGCGGCTTTCTttgtcaaatcaattttttttatttaattatcttgtTGACTgcagatatttttaataatctttgATGTTTGCTTGCCATGAATTTAACATGCTATTTATGAATcgtttttaaaagttaaattttcaCGATTTGATTGTAACAATTCTGAAAGATTTCTTATTCAGGTAATAATATCTAACAAAAAGTTGTGTTTCTTCTAATATAACCTTCTAttttagggatttttttattttttaagtattaagGATGATCATTGTCTTTACTAATGTGTTATATATAAATTGGTTAACGgtaatccatttttatttaatgataatgagtattttcaagttattttatgcaccggttaaaattaattttttatatgtatattgcttctataaaaaagaatttactcTTTCATGCTTGTTTGAATAtggttgtggttattttttaaaatattttcactcagaaatatattaaaataataattttttatttttcaaaaattaattttgatataagtgcatcaaaatgatctaaaaacaccaaaaatatattaatttgaagcaaagaaaaaaattaaaaaaattattttttttcaaaaacgcttttgaaatgcaaaaaacaaatatatattcatgaattttttaatttgattttttcactatataaatatagtGTAATAGCATCTAAAATTGTTCCAATCTTGTAAGGGATATTGTgtacaatgttttttaaaaatatttttcagcttaattatatttttttataaattttttattttttatagcgatatattaaaataatcaaaaaacatataaaaatatatcaatttaatttttttcaagataaaagcAATTTAAAAGGCAATAATTAAGtcaatgcaaataaaatgatataattttaataaagaatataatataataaaaaaatctaaacacttaataatatatttagacAAATATTTCCGGATAgcgaaaaatcaaaatagagaCAAATAAAATggattattatataaaaatactaataaagcATTGTTAATATTGTCTCATAATCACCCACGTGGTTGAAATTCCCCATTGCATACAGTCTCCTTGCTTCAGCTAGATTTGAGGTAAAATTACAGCACGTTTTTACTCAGGTTagatttgattgttattttatatgcTAATTTAGACCGACATTTAACTACATTCAGGGTCCCAGTGTGATAGTAGCGTGAAAAACACGAagattaagatttaattttgaattaattgcccgatgttttttaaaaataatttttaattaaaaatatattaatattatttttatatcttttatttttaatattcatatgttaaagttattgaaaaatattttaaaaatactaatttaatatttcttacaatttaaaaagcattaaaaaaaaagtaaataactcGATCCTAAAGAGGCTACCGAACATGGCTAAAAAAGTCAGCCTTCTTGATTATGAAGtcgatttaaaacaaaaaaacatgtggaaaaTTGAGCATGTCAGGTGGTTAGacctaactttttatttttattattattattttggtaacTTAGGGTGTCTGGGCCAGTTTATGCGCACCATAACTAATCTCCGgatccactgaacaccctgcaaaccCAGCAGACATGTAAGACACCGCGTGGGTGACAGGAATGCACGCTGAGTCTCGACCCAGGTGACAGAAGCAAGGAAACCTTGCCTCTGCCGCTAGGCCAGAAGGCTCggtgcaactttttttttattattaatattggtgTCGGTGTCAACGTACATGCATGTTAATTAATCACACAGCtcttgaagttaacaaccatgtaagtctccagtgaccCTGAAATTTATGAAACTTGAATTGATaacctctaaaaaataaatttaaattctgaCCAATAAACTATACCCTCAAGATTAGGTATAACCTAACATAACAAATCAAAGTAAAGAAATGAGAGAGGTAGGTGTCTTGTTTCATCGTTTAAGCTAACTagcattcattcattcattcgtCACTTGATATTCAATGACAACACATGTGAATTCAGGAATATAATCAATTTAACCATATGCTAAAAAGGTTATTTTCTGTGAgcagtttttaaagaaaatttaaaatattattatcttttagtgtttttgtttatcgttcaaaaataatttttaaagatgaataataatattatttgatatatttttaaataaataaaatattttaaaaaataaatactatcacaatattaaatattgaatgaacTATATATCTTCCAAGACagaaatacatgaagaaatttcaATACCAAAGCAAAGTTTTTGTGTATGAATAGATTTATAGGATAGGTGGGTCGACCTGaatcaatcaaaacaatattattttaattttttaaaaaacaaatttaaatgatattgttttttttttaaagtcaaatcttatttttatcgGGTTGACTTGCAAAGTCATTTAGACTTAACTGAGTTAATTTCACCTACTTTTTTAATCTGATTTGAAGTCAAATCCTAAAATGACTTGTTATTCCAAACTAAATGTGAATATTTGTTATTGTGgtgtaaagtgtttttcactttaaaatctattaaaatattttttttatttttttattttttaatatcagtacattaaaattatagaaaaaataaaaaaatatattttttaaaacaaatatatttttaaaaatatcaaaaagtaAAAGATATCACCCTGTAAAGCGCTGGTCTAAagtactattattatttttttaacttctccccatttaagtttttttctggtaaaaaaaaatcaaagagcaTTAAAGtattcaataacaaaaataaaattgtttatgCAAGCCGAAAGCGCCATCGTGGGTACTTTTTTTCTGAACAGAGAATAATCTCTTTAATCAAGAGGATGGAATCGGAGTCAAAATGCACGCAGCCCAGTAACAAGAGACCTGCAGGCCCATATAATGCAAGAATCGAGCAAAAGAGATTCTAAGCCCATGGAAAGGATAGTCAATACCAATCCATCCGAAGGCCCAAACCCAACAAAGAACATGAAACTTGTCTTGTCTGGGACCCAACGAATTATTACTATACAACCACGccaggaattttttttattttttattttcctttaaattatattatttttttatattttcaaattatttttattatatttttaaataaaaaatattttaaaaaataatcgctaTCATATTAACAAACTTTATACACATCTTATGTTTTAATAGCTATAGTTATAAAACTTAACTTAATTCGGTAAGATAAACCTGATGATCTATCAACTTTATTTaaaagatttgaaataaattcattttattttttttaaaaaattggaatTACCTAACGAACGCACAATCCCATTAAACTGGAACTTGCTATAGGATTTAAAGCAATgcttgagaaaaaagaaaaaaggttgtgTAAGTTTCGCAAGCAATAGAGGGTGGTGTGACAGGCGAGGAGGACTGCCTTGTCCTGAGCTACTAATCTTACGACCTACAAGAAACCATTCCCAACACGCGTCTCAAACGCCAAATAGTGGAGGACGGCAAGCAATGAATGGTGGCTTGATTCAAGGGCCGGTCCAACCCACGTGTCCAAACACAAGCAGCCATTTTTGTCAGCTCCCAAGCTATTGGCTCCTCCTGTCTCTATATATTGAACCATCTACCCGCCATGAATAGTTGAATTGAACCCTGAAAGAGGAGACCCAAAGAGAGAATATGGCCATCAGAACCACTTGTCGCCTCAATCTCTCCCCTCCAGGCTCTGGCTCAACCCTCCCTTCTTCCTCTACAAGGAACTCCCAGGTTGCCTGGTAAGTCAAAACCTCATTTCATCTCaattattatttagaatatatcAAGAATATGCTATTTTGCTCACGGCAGAGACCACTTTATTAAGTAAAATGACTAAATTGGACACTAGATTTGAACATTTTACCTCGTGTAGGTTCAAGAATGAAAAGTGGAGGAATCGATGTGTACTGGGCGCGGCGTGCATGATAATTGGACTTGAAGTGGGTGGTGGTTTAGTGGGTGGTGAAGATCTTGCCATGGCTAGGGAGATGCAGGTGGCTGTGGAATCAAAAGAAAACTTGAAAGGGCCAAGGTGGAGTGACAAGAGAATGTGCCCTCCATGGAGTCGGAATTCGCTAGAGACTATTGTGCCGGAGAACCTTCCAAGGCCATCGGCTCATAGGAGGTGGGAAGAAGTTGGCTTTTCCAAGAACAATGCTCCGGCCGTCAAAGTGATTGTGATCAAAAGAAGCAACGGTTGCTTCTCCATGTAATTAAAACATACGCAATTTCATTTGTCATTGCATACATGTATTGTGTTAAGAAGTTTAGGAAAAGGATCGTATATGTATACAATATGCTTAGTAAACATTGTTGAAATACATCAATAAGATTTACCAATTTTAGCTTcattatttaattgatgttttttttaaaaaaaatatttttgatagtgtatcaaaatgatctaaaaacaccaaaaattattaatttaaaataaaaaaataaaaaaattcaattttttttaaaaccattttgaaaaacaaacatgttaaatttaaaaagaataaaaatgaattgattaataatttttatttagtttataattataaagaacTGATTTGATGAACtgaaatattaatctaattaaattttattttaaattattttaaatattaattggtttgatctaattaattaaatcagtaCATATTTGACATTGCtaaattaatgtaattatataGCAATACGGATTTAAAACCGATCAAAATCATAACAATTATGATATcgtttacattttttatttattttatggggTATGATTTTTAGAATATCTTGGAAACATCTGAGCGTTGACCATTGACATTAGAAATATCTAAGGTGGCTACAAACTGGGAGTACACGTAGTACAGATTCATGATTGGCTTAGAACGAGGAAGAAGTACAGCTTGGAAGTCTCTTCAAATATCACCAGGCGATCCTATTATGGCCAGGCCTTTTGGGCTTGATGGGCTTGCCACCTTGTCATGCAGCAAATCGGGCCCATTTTCTCCCGTGAAAACCCCAGTCTGTTGTCTgcacaaaatatttattcagTTTTCATTATAATCTTAAGCCTTGATCGTGAAGAATTTGATATTCAGTTTGAGATGTTCATAGACATGGACTTATATAATTATCTTCTAAAACAATGTTAttagaaaacaattaatatagTGTTATATCTTGCCTGAAAAGCAATTATAAAAcatacatatataatattttataattatgacaTTCTGTTATACAATCttgagatatataaaaaaaattaaaaattaaaaattaaaaattaaaaattatattacaaacattcaattttatttaattttttatattcacgaacaatttcaattacatcaaaaattaattactcaaGTGTAATTTTGTTAAGAAGAtaattagacaaaaaaatatgttaaggaataataaaaattaagtgaaaTTCTTAGAATATCTCCGATCTTAAACTATATTATCGTCAAGGATtaatattttatccttaaaactTTGTTA
The Populus nigra chromosome 3, ddPopNigr1.1, whole genome shotgun sequence genome window above contains:
- the LOC133690247 gene encoding protein CHLOROPLAST VESICULATION; the protein is MAIRTTCRLNLSPPGSGSTLPSSSTRNSQVAWFKNEKWRNRCVLGAACMIIGLEVGGGLVGGEDLAMAREMQVAVESKENLKGPRWSDKRMCPPWSRNSLETIVPENLPRPSAHRRWEEVGFSKNNAPAVKVIVIKRSNGCFSM
- the LOC133688355 gene encoding probable protein phosphatase 2C 22, coding for MEGNNGSSSESNSRPPIPLSAAATTTTTSWRQCFSIDSVPVSCKKTLVRHQSLVKTKKLDISVKPNLGAENHDADFVPIVRSGAWADIGFRSSMEDVYICADNFMSDYGLKNATDGPNAFYGVFDGHGGKHAADFACYHLPRFIAEDEDFPVEVERVIASAFLQTDSAFAKACSLDTALASGTTALAALVVGRLLVVANAGDCRAVLCRRGNAIDMSNDHKPMCSKERKRIEASGGYVYDGYLNGLLNVARALGDWHMEGLKGSGSDGGPLSAEPELMTRQLTEEDEFIIIGCDGIWDVFRSQNAVDFARRRLQEHNDPVMCSKDLVDEALKRKSGDNLAVIVVCFQSEPPRNLVAPRPRVHRSISADGLRELQSFLDDLAK